One genomic region from Amycolatopsis sp. FBCC-B4732 encodes:
- a CDS encoding type VII secretion target: MAMKVDFDVLGGHEDEIREIADKVQQALDAAGSAQALDFDAFGLVGQVFAAPIQIWTSQAEEFLRSAVDAGHEVADRVKTAHGAFTEHEQTTKCLIEGIGKELPA; the protein is encoded by the coding sequence ATGGCGATGAAGGTCGACTTCGACGTCCTCGGCGGGCACGAGGACGAGATCCGCGAGATCGCGGACAAGGTCCAGCAGGCCCTCGACGCCGCGGGCAGCGCGCAGGCGCTCGACTTCGATGCCTTCGGGCTGGTCGGGCAGGTCTTCGCGGCGCCGATCCAGATCTGGACGAGCCAGGCCGAGGAGTTCCTCCGGTCGGCCGTCGACGCCGGGCACGAGGTCGCCGACCGGGTGAAGACCGCCCACGGCGCCTTCACCGAGCACGAACAGACGACGAAGTGCCTGATCGAGGGCATCGGCAAGGAGCTGCCGGCATGA
- a CDS encoding YbaB/EbfC family nucleoid-associated protein: MLKPGRPGRVKGVQINSHALFSNRIPGLKGEPKSGLLPLIRMPFPTSEVAVNHIAPDSGGMPEIARRAAEAKARLERVSATASSPDGAVTVTVNTSGALQELTFGSRADELPRARLAQAVLAAAKRAQVDAAQQLTAIMAPVIGTDSDAMHFLQEQIPAPELPEEAEKAPRWEFAAEPETPPPPVRPARPPRPDDDEDFGGPILRRGL; this comes from the coding sequence GTGCTCAAGCCCGGTCGTCCCGGCCGAGTAAAGGGCGTCCAAATCAATTCCCATGCGCTGTTCTCGAATCGAATTCCCGGCTTGAAGGGGGAACCGAAAAGCGGTTTGCTGCCTCTCATCCGCATGCCCTTCCCGACTTCCGAGGTCGCCGTGAACCACATTGCACCAGATTCGGGTGGAATGCCCGAAATCGCCCGGCGCGCGGCCGAGGCGAAAGCCCGGCTCGAGCGGGTCTCGGCGACCGCCTCGAGTCCTGATGGGGCCGTCACGGTCACTGTCAACACCAGCGGTGCGCTGCAGGAACTCACCTTCGGCTCGCGTGCCGACGAGCTGCCGCGGGCCCGGCTCGCCCAGGCCGTCCTCGCCGCCGCCAAGCGTGCGCAGGTCGATGCCGCACAGCAGCTGACCGCGATCATGGCGCCGGTGATCGGCACCGACTCCGACGCGATGCATTTCCTCCAGGAACAGATCCCCGCGCCCGAATTGCCCGAAGAAGCAGAAAAAGCACCGCGGTGGGAATTCGCGGCCGAACCCGAGACACCGCCGCCGCCCGTGCGTCCGGCCCGGCCGCCGCGGCCGGACGACGACGAAGACTTCGGCGGCCCGATCCTGCGCCGGGGGCTCTGA
- the hrcA gene encoding heat-inducible transcriptional repressor HrcA: MANAEERRFDVLRAIVADYVSNQEPVGSKAIVERHNLGVSSATVRNDMATLEEEGYITQPHTSAGRVPTDKGYRLFVDRLSEIKPLSAAERRAITTFLDSGTDLDDVLKRSVRLLAQLTRQVAVVQYPMLTNAKVRHLEVVPLTPARLMLVLIADNGRVDQRTVDLGDVVTEEDVSRLRTVLNAAMAGRRLNEAAARVAELPDKSPGELRDALIRVTTILVESLAEHPEERLVLGGTANLTRNVADFPGSLRQVLEALEEQVVVLKLLAAARNPGAITVRIGEENEDEQMRSTSVVSIGYGQDMVLGGMGVVGPTRMDYPGTIAAVRAVANYVGQILHGR, from the coding sequence GTGGCCAACGCGGAGGAGCGCCGCTTCGACGTGCTGCGGGCGATCGTCGCGGACTACGTCTCCAACCAGGAGCCGGTCGGGTCCAAGGCGATCGTCGAGCGGCACAACCTCGGTGTGTCCAGCGCCACTGTGCGCAACGACATGGCGACCCTCGAAGAAGAGGGGTACATCACCCAGCCGCACACCAGTGCCGGGCGCGTGCCGACCGACAAGGGGTACCGGCTCTTCGTCGACCGGCTCTCCGAGATCAAGCCCCTGAGCGCCGCCGAGCGGCGGGCGATCACCACCTTCCTCGACAGCGGCACCGACCTCGACGACGTTCTCAAGCGCTCGGTGCGGCTGCTCGCGCAGCTGACCCGGCAGGTCGCCGTCGTCCAGTACCCGATGCTGACCAACGCCAAGGTGCGCCACCTCGAAGTCGTGCCGCTCACCCCGGCGCGGCTGATGCTGGTGCTGATCGCCGACAACGGGCGCGTCGACCAGCGGACGGTCGACCTCGGCGACGTCGTCACCGAAGAAGACGTCAGCCGGCTCCGGACCGTCCTCAACGCGGCCATGGCCGGACGGCGGCTCAACGAGGCCGCGGCGCGGGTCGCCGAGCTGCCCGACAAGTCGCCCGGCGAGCTGCGCGACGCGCTCATCCGCGTCACGACGATCCTGGTCGAGTCGCTGGCCGAACACCCCGAAGAACGCCTGGTCCTCGGCGGTACGGCCAACCTCACCCGCAACGTCGCCGACTTCCCCGGCTCACTGCGCCAGGTCCTCGAAGCCCTCGAGGAACAGGTCGTCGTGCTGAAGCTGCTGGCCGCCGCGCGCAACCCCGGTGCGATCACGGTGCGCATCGGTGAGGAAAATGAAGACGAGCAGATGCGCAGCACCTCGGTCGTGTCGATCGGCTACGGGCAGGACATGGTGCTCGGCGGCATGGGGGTGGTCGGCCCGACCCGGATGGACTACCCCGGCACGATCGCCGCGGTGCGCGCGGTCGCCAACTACGTGGGGCAGATCCTGCACGGCCGCTGA
- the dnaJ gene encoding molecular chaperone DnaJ, with translation MARDYYGILGVAKNASDQEIKRAYRKLARELHPDVNPSEDAQHKFGEVTTAYEVLSDPQKRKIVDLGGDPMDGGARGGGGGDPFAGFGGLGDIMDAFFGAAGGGGGGGRGRGPRSRVQPGSDALIRLGLSLEECATGVDKEIAVDTAIVCDLCRGAGTSEGTSVKTCDTCGGAGEVQSVQRSFLGQVVTARPCPVCRGFGEVITDPCRQCGGDGRIRARRNVTAKIPPGVGDGMRIRLSGQGEVGPGGGPAGDLYVEIDETPHEVFVRQGHDLHCNFRIPMTTAALGATVPIATLVDGDYELDIEPGTQPNAELVLTGKGMPRLRSSGRVDGRGDLHVHIDVQVPTKLDDAQRELLVELAQQRGEEAPTLSSNGKHGGLFSKLRAKNHR, from the coding sequence GTGGCGAGGGACTACTACGGCATCCTCGGGGTGGCGAAGAACGCGAGCGATCAGGAGATCAAGCGCGCGTACCGGAAGCTGGCCAGGGAGCTGCACCCCGACGTCAACCCGTCGGAAGACGCCCAGCACAAGTTCGGCGAGGTCACGACGGCCTACGAGGTGCTGTCGGACCCGCAGAAGCGCAAGATCGTCGACCTCGGCGGCGACCCGATGGACGGCGGCGCGCGCGGTGGGGGCGGCGGCGACCCGTTCGCCGGCTTCGGCGGGCTCGGCGACATCATGGACGCCTTCTTCGGCGCCGCGGGCGGTGGTGGCGGCGGCGGTCGCGGCCGTGGCCCGCGCAGCCGCGTCCAGCCCGGCTCCGACGCCCTCATCCGGCTCGGCCTCTCGCTCGAGGAGTGCGCGACCGGCGTCGACAAGGAAATCGCCGTCGACACCGCGATCGTCTGCGACCTCTGCCGCGGCGCCGGCACCTCCGAGGGCACCTCGGTCAAGACCTGCGACACCTGCGGCGGCGCCGGCGAGGTCCAGTCCGTCCAGCGGTCCTTCCTCGGCCAGGTCGTCACGGCCCGCCCGTGCCCGGTCTGCCGCGGCTTCGGCGAGGTCATCACCGACCCCTGCCGCCAGTGCGGCGGCGACGGCCGCATCCGCGCCCGCCGCAACGTCACCGCCAAGATCCCGCCAGGCGTCGGCGACGGCATGCGCATCCGCCTCTCCGGCCAGGGCGAGGTCGGCCCCGGCGGCGGCCCGGCCGGCGACCTCTACGTCGAGATCGACGAGACCCCGCACGAGGTCTTCGTCCGCCAGGGCCACGACCTGCACTGCAATTTCCGCATCCCGATGACGACCGCCGCGCTCGGCGCCACCGTGCCCATCGCGACCCTCGTCGACGGCGACTACGAACTCGACATCGAACCGGGTACCCAGCCCAACGCCGAGCTCGTCCTCACCGGCAAGGGCATGCCCCGGCTGCGCTCCTCCGGGCGCGTAGACGGCCGCGGCGACCTGCACGTCCACATCGACGTCCAGGTCCCGACCAAGCTCGACGACGCCCAGCGCGAGCTGCTGGTCGAGCTGGCCCAGCAGCGCGGCGAAGAAGCCCCGACGCTGTCGTCGAACGGCAAGCACGGCGGCCTGTTCTCCAAGCTGCGCGCCAAGAACCACCGCTGA
- a CDS encoding 16S rRNA (uracil(1498)-N(3))-methyltransferase, with product MPDTTLPVFLAAAVPTSGTAVLDGEEARHAATVRRLRAGERLVLSDGAGAMARCVVEAVQPGRDAALTLTVEESWTEQPPALRVVLAQALAKGDRGELAVELATEAGVDAIVPWRATRSVAKWDDGGRGDKALARWRATARSAAKQARRAHVPDVTEPATTRELAGLIATTSLAIVLESDVPDRLTDLALPDTGDVLLVVGPEGGITDDELTTLREAGARAVRLGTTVLRTSTAAAVALGALGALTTRWH from the coding sequence GTGCCCGACACCACCCTGCCGGTCTTCCTCGCGGCCGCGGTGCCCACCAGCGGCACCGCGGTCCTCGACGGCGAGGAAGCCCGGCACGCGGCCACCGTCCGCCGGCTGCGCGCGGGGGAGCGGCTGGTGCTGTCCGACGGCGCCGGCGCCATGGCCCGTTGCGTCGTCGAAGCCGTCCAGCCCGGCCGGGACGCGGCCCTCACCCTGACCGTCGAGGAGAGCTGGACCGAGCAGCCACCGGCCCTGCGCGTCGTCCTCGCCCAGGCCCTCGCCAAAGGCGACCGCGGCGAACTCGCCGTCGAGCTCGCCACCGAAGCCGGCGTCGACGCCATCGTCCCCTGGCGCGCCACCCGCAGCGTCGCCAAGTGGGACGACGGCGGCCGCGGCGACAAAGCCCTCGCCCGCTGGCGCGCCACCGCCCGCTCCGCCGCCAAACAAGCCCGCCGCGCCCACGTCCCCGACGTCACCGAGCCCGCCACCACCCGCGAACTCGCCGGCCTCATCGCCACGACGTCCCTCGCGATCGTGCTCGAATCCGACGTGCCGGACCGCCTCACCGACCTCGCCCTCCCCGACACCGGCGACGTCCTCCTCGTCGTCGGCCCCGAAGGCGGCATCACCGACGACGAACTCACCACCCTGCGCGAAGCCGGCGCCCGAGCCGTCCGCCTCGGCACGACCGTCCTGCGCACCTCCACCGCCGCCGCCGTCGCCCTCGGCGCACTAGGGGCCCTGACCACCCGCTGGCACTGA
- a CDS encoding histidine triad nucleotide-binding protein, with the protein MSDSDETLFERIIAGEIPADVVYQDETTFAFRDIRPQARVHVLVVPKKRYRNLGELAAAEPQLLADVALTARRVAELEGVLESGYRVVFNTDGDAGQTVFHVHAHVLGGEPLGLFGAGG; encoded by the coding sequence ATGAGTGATTCCGACGAGACGCTCTTCGAGCGGATCATTGCTGGTGAGATCCCTGCTGATGTCGTCTATCAGGATGAGACCACCTTTGCTTTCCGGGATATTCGGCCTCAGGCTCGGGTTCACGTGCTCGTCGTGCCCAAGAAGCGGTATCGGAACCTGGGGGAGTTGGCTGCCGCCGAGCCGCAGTTGCTTGCTGACGTTGCGTTGACCGCTCGTCGCGTTGCCGAGCTCGAAGGTGTGCTCGAGAGTGGGTATCGGGTGGTGTTCAACACCGATGGCGACGCCGGGCAGACCGTCTTTCACGTGCATGCCCATGTGCTCGGCGGGGAGCCGCTGGGGCTCTTCGGGGCCGGGGGGTAA
- a CDS encoding PhoH family protein has product MAGTVPGGAARPDVPGDVAKAEDSAVQAAQSRFPIPDAAALSLLGSRDENLRVAEELLAADVHVRGNEVTLTGSPADVAFAERVFAELVQLAGGGQQVGPDTVRRTIGMLSSGDASPVEVLSLNIVSRRGKTIRPKTLNQKRYVDAIDKHTVVFGIGPAGTGKTYLAMAKAVQALQAKQVTRIVLTRPAVEAGERLGYLPGTLNEKIDPYLRPLYDALHDMVEPESIPRLMQAGTIEIAPLAYMRGRTLNDAFIILDEAQNTTPEQMKMFLTRLGFGSKIVVTGDITQVDLPSGQRSGLRVVRDILTGVDDLHFAELTSQDVVRHRLVASIVDAYEKWQAVQDAQGQQGNGWKGNRR; this is encoded by the coding sequence GTGGCCGGAACCGTACCGGGTGGAGCCGCCCGTCCGGACGTCCCTGGGGACGTCGCGAAGGCCGAGGATTCCGCTGTTCAGGCTGCGCAGTCCCGGTTCCCCATTCCCGACGCTGCCGCGCTGAGCCTGCTCGGGTCTCGGGATGAGAACCTGCGGGTCGCCGAAGAGCTTCTCGCCGCTGACGTGCACGTCCGGGGTAACGAGGTCACGCTGACCGGGAGCCCGGCCGACGTGGCGTTCGCCGAGCGTGTTTTCGCCGAGCTCGTACAGCTCGCCGGTGGGGGGCAGCAGGTCGGCCCGGACACCGTGCGTCGCACCATCGGGATGTTGTCCTCCGGGGATGCGTCGCCGGTCGAGGTGCTGAGTCTCAACATCGTTTCCCGGCGTGGGAAGACCATCCGGCCCAAGACGCTGAACCAGAAGCGGTACGTCGATGCCATCGACAAGCACACCGTCGTCTTCGGGATCGGGCCCGCCGGTACCGGCAAGACCTACCTGGCGATGGCGAAGGCCGTGCAGGCGCTGCAGGCCAAGCAGGTCACGCGGATCGTGCTGACCCGGCCCGCCGTCGAGGCCGGTGAGCGGCTCGGGTACCTGCCGGGCACCCTCAACGAGAAGATCGACCCCTACCTGCGGCCGCTCTACGACGCGCTGCACGACATGGTCGAACCCGAGTCCATCCCGCGGCTCATGCAGGCCGGCACCATCGAGATCGCGCCGCTCGCGTACATGCGCGGCCGCACCCTCAACGACGCCTTCATCATCCTCGACGAGGCGCAGAACACCACGCCCGAGCAGATGAAGATGTTCCTCACCCGGCTCGGCTTCGGGTCCAAGATCGTCGTCACCGGCGACATCACCCAGGTCGACCTGCCCAGCGGGCAGCGCAGCGGCCTGCGGGTCGTGCGCGACATCCTCACCGGCGTCGATGACCTCCACTTCGCCGAACTGACCAGCCAGGACGTCGTCCGGCACCGGCTCGTCGCGAGCATCGTCGACGCCTACGAGAAGTGGCAGGCCGTGCAGGACGCGCAGGGACAGCAGGGCAACGGCTGGAAGGGCAACCGGCGTTG